The window ATAGCCGAATTGCAGAGGGTGAATAAGCAGGCTGGATATGAGGAACAAAAGAAACTGATCATCGATCAACTGCAGGATTACTATGAAGGACAGATTGTTGCAGGTGAACCGATATATCAAAAGACCTTTCTGACAGAAATTGAACTCGCTGAAGTCGAACAAAAACTCAATTCCCTGCAAGCCGAGAAGGCTTTCATCGAGGCTGACCTGATCCAGCTGATTGGAGAAATTCCCGAAATTGATGATCTCGACTTTGACGAGAAACTGTGGACAGGTGACCTGGGCGAACTGTATCCGGTCCAGCTCGCCGCCAGCAACATAGAGGTTGAAAAAGCCCGTGTCAATTTAGCCGACAGCAAATATTCACCAAATTTTGGCATGGTCGCGACCTATAAAATCAGAGAGGACGGTGAAAATGATTCATTTGATGGTGACGACTGGTTCTCTCTCCAATTCAGGATGACCATTCCTCTCTGGGCATCCAAAAATCAACATCCCAAACTTGAGGCGGCCCAAAGCGGCAGAAAAAGTGCCCAGCATATTTACGACGAGGCCATCAGGACCTGGCAAATGGAGACAACCCGCCTTTTAAGTGAAAAGCACTCCTCTTTCCTCAACATAGAGGTTCTGCAAAAGAAAGACATGGCTCTTGAAAAGAAGATTGAAGCAATGGAGAGGACCTATTCGGCAGGCCAGACAAGTCTTGAACCTGTCCTCCAGGCGGAAATAGCACGGCTTTCCCTCCTGTCGCAGATTACCGGCGAAAAAACCCAGTACAGACGTATTGCTGAAGAACTCAACGCACACATAACACCTACAGATATCCATGAAACTTATTAAGCAATTTCAGGCTACTCGTGCCGCACTGTGTACTCTTACGCTCCTCTTTACCCTGCTGAGCGGATTCATCCACGCGGCAGAAACTCAATACACCTGCCCGATGCATCCGCACTATATCTCCGACTCCTTTGGCACCTGCCCGATCTGTGGCATGGATCTGGTGGAATTGGAAGGGGGGGCGGTTATCGAGGGAGATGAAGCGGAGCACGGTCTTACTTTGCCTCCCTACATGATTCAGCGCACAGGGGTTCGGATCAAACCGGCAGAAACAGCCTATTTTGGCAGATCCATCCGGAGTTTCGGCGAAGTGGTCGTCAACCAGAGGCTGCAAACCGATGTTTCGTTACGCGTGGAGGGGTGGATAGAGGAGTTGATCGTTAACGCCGAGGGCGATGAAGTGGAACCCGAATCATTGCTGTTTCGCTTTTACAGTCCACAGCTCATTGCCGCCCAACAGGACTATATTACAGCACTCTCCTCCGGTATCACCGACAGAGTCAGGGTGACAGAAGACAGACTGCGCTCTCTTGGTGTGCAGAAGAAAGTGGTTGAGGAGATACGAAACAGAAGACAGATCAAACCCAGCCTGCCGTACTACGCGGAGCAGAAAGGGAGCGTAGAAAACATCTCGATCCGTCAGGGAAGTTATTTGCGTCCCGGAGCTATTGCCATGCGAATTCAGAGCTATGAACAGGTCTGGGTACGTGTCAACCTGGCC of the Desulfosediminicola ganghwensis genome contains:
- a CDS encoding TolC family protein, which codes for MKHVLFTVLLTFNLCISQVYGKELGYYLDLLDKHPKIQAVLEQHNALQYQAEGAMGLPDPSVFLGVDNVPISDPAFDRFLPTSKVIGLSQDIPNTKGRKAQRDIFLSTAGSTELLAEYTRSRLQALFFTRIAELQRVNKQAGYEEQKKLIIDQLQDYYEGQIVAGEPIYQKTFLTEIELAEVEQKLNSLQAEKAFIEADLIQLIGEIPEIDDLDFDEKLWTGDLGELYPVQLAASNIEVEKARVNLADSKYSPNFGMVATYKIREDGENDSFDGDDWFSLQFRMTIPLWASKNQHPKLEAAQSGRKSAQHIYDEAIRTWQMETTRLLSEKHSSFLNIEVLQKKDMALEKKIEAMERTYSAGQTSLEPVLQAEIARLSLLSQITGEKTQYRRIAEELNAHITPTDIHETY